The genomic stretch GTTTTTCAAGTAAAGATTTTGCGAAATTTCATCCTGGTGGCGCTTTAGGAAAAAAATTATACTTGCGTGTCAACGATTTGGCTTCTGTAAATCAAAAACCGAAAGTACTCGCGGATAGTTCTGTAAAAGATGTCATTATCGAAATTTCCAAAGGAATGTTAGGCGCAACTGCCGTTGTGAATGATGTTGAAGAAATTATTGGTGTCATTACGGATGGAGATATTAGACGTATGTTAGCTGATAATGATTTTATTGGCGATTTAAAAGCACACAATATAATGTCGTCCAATCCAAAACGAATTGCGAACGACGCTATGGCTGTTGAAGCGTTAGAAATAATGGAAAACAACGGAATTTCACAATTAATGGTAGAAGATGAAGGAAGATACGCAGGAATCGTACATTTGCATGATTTAGTTAAAGAAGGAATCTTATAATGGGGAAAAAAAATAAAAATGAAATGTCATTCTTAGATCATTTAGAAGAACTAAGATGGCATCTTATCCGTAGTTTTAGTGTCATATTTGTTATTGCAGTTGTAGTATTTATATTCATGACATCTATTTATGATAACTTATTAATTGTCCATTTAGATGGGAATTTTGTAACGTATAAATTTTTCTGCCAAGCGTTTGAACTTATTAGTATTGACAGTGAATTTTGTTCGCTTACCTTCAATGACAAATTGAATAATTTAGATGTCACAGGACAATTTACAATGGCAATTTGGACATCACTAATTTTAGGACTCATCTTTGCATTTCCATATATTTTATTTGAATTATGGCGATTTATCGCTCCAGGATTAAACCCGAAAGAACGTGGAAAATCACGCTGGTTTATAGTATTGGCTTCACTCCTATTCTTTGTTGGATTATTGTTCAGTTATTACGTAATTATGCCAATGTCGTCGTACTTTTTCTACACATTCTCTATTACAGATAAAATTCAAAACACCATTACAGTTCAATCACACATTAGTTTACTAACTAACACATTACTAGGTGTTTCATTAGTTTTTGAATTGCCATTAGTTATATACTTTTTATCAAAATTAGGATTAATTACGCCTGCATTCTTACGCAAGTATCGAAAACATGCGTTAGTTGTCGTATTGATTCTTGCTGCCGTAATTACGCCTCCTGATGTTGCGAGTCAAGTTGTAGTAGCAATTCCAATATTAATCTTATATGAAGTAGGAATCATCATATCAAAAAGAGTAGAGAAAAATTTAAAAAAGAAATTAAAAAATGCCTAATCAAGTAGAAGAATTTAATGCGTATCGAGTTAAAATGAATGATAAAATTTTAGCCGATAATAACAAAGTAATCAAACGTATCTTCAATTTAGATACAAATGCTTTTTCAGAAGGTGCTTTAGACGTAAAAACAAAGGAATTACTTGGTTTAGTAGCTTCTACGGTATTGCGTTGTGACGATTGTATAAAATACCACTTAGAATCTTGCCACAAAGAAGGTTTGAGCAAAGAACAAGTAATGGAAACGCTAAGTATTGCCACGTTAATTGGCGGAACAATTGTCATTCCACATTTACGCAAAGCTTATGAATATTGGGAAGCATTAGAGGAACAGGCATAAGTTAGATTTTAGACCGCTTTGCTGATAGAATTTAGATTGCTTCGCTGTTAGATGCTAAATGTATTAAATCCAATTCAGTATCATGCGACGTTAATTTAATACTAAAAAACACCTGCGTTGTACTGAAATTAGTATTTTTACAATTCACAATGACCAAATTATATGATTTTAAGAGCTGAAAATATCATGAAGTCCTACAAAGGACGAAAAGTTGTAAAGGGAATTTCTCTTGAAGTAAATCAAGGCGAAATTGTTGGATTACTAGGTCCAAATGGAGCTGGAAAAACAACTTCTTTCTATATGATTGTTGGATTGATAAAACCCAACGGCGGAAAAATCTTTTTGGACGACAAAGAAATTACCAATTTCCCAATGTACAAACGTGCGCAAAACGGAATTGGTTATTTGGCACAAGAAGCTTCGGTATTCAGAAAATTGAGCATTGAAGACAATATTTTAAGTGTATTACAATTGACTAAACTATCAAAAAAAGAGCAATTAATGAAAATGGAATCGCTCATTGAAGAATTTGGTTTAGGACACATTCGTAAAAATCGTGGCGATTTATTGTCTGGTGGCGAACGAAGACGAACAGAAATTGCTCGCGCATTAGCAACCGATCCAAGTTTTGTATTATTAGATGAACCTTTCGCAGGAGTTGATCCTGTTGCGGTTGAAGACATTCAGCGAATAATTGCACACTTAAAAAACAAAAACATCGGAATCTTAATTACCGATCACAACGTACAAGAAACCTTAGCAATTACAGATAGAACCTATTTAATGTTTGAAGGAAACATTCTAAAAGCTGGAAAGCCACAAGAATTAGCCGAAGACGAAATGGTTCGGAAAGTATATCTTGGTCAAAACTTCGAATTACGTAAAAAGAAAATTGACTTTGAAAGCGCGAAAGGTTAGATTTTTTTCAGTTGTGAGTTGTGAGTTGTGAGTTGTGAGTTGTGAGTTGAAAATAAAGTAAACTGACCATTTCGACTATCATTCATGATAAATTATAGCCAAAATTATACATTTAAAATTCAACATATATAATTTAAAATTTCAATTATTTTTCACCAAAGAAATCAACACATACAATAAAATTATAATCGGAATCGCTAAAAACTGTAAAAACACTAATAATAACAGACAAAGCGCGATAAAAATATACTTTACAGCATTATTTTTAAAACTCCAATCTTTAAATTTTAAGGCGAATAATGGAATCTTTGCATTCAATACATAACAACTTACTAACGTCATTCCTATCAAAAACCATTTATTTAGAATAATTGCGTCAACTATTTCGCTTCCTTGATACATTAAAATCAGCGGAAATGATATAATAAGCAATGTATTTGCAGGTGTTGGCAATCCGATAAATGATGAAGTTTGGTTTTCATCGATGTTGAATTTTGCCAAACGATACGCTGAAGCAAGCACAATTAACAACCCAAATAACGGCAAGAAATGAACTTCATTTTGAAACCAATGCCACGAATCTGACCAAGAATGTCCATCGTTCACTTTCTCATGTATATCTAAGGATTTATTAAATAATTGATACATTATAATTCCAGGAACAACGCCGCTAGTTACCATATCCGCTAACGAATCTAGTTGCAAACCCAATTCACTTTGTACCTTTAACATTCTGGCTGCAAAGCCATCAAAAAAGTCGAAAAATATTCCTAGAAACACAAAAAATGCAGCAATCTCTAATTGGTTTTTCACAGCGAAAATTACTGCCAAACAACCGCAAAATAAATTCAATAATGTGATGAAATTTGGAATGTGTTTTTTGATATTCATGTAGTATGATTTTTTGTAAAAATAATTAAACTTTACAAACTCCACTGAAAAGAAGTGAAAATGTTCGCTAAATCCATACAATATCTACGTAATTTTTGAGTTTATTAGGGTAGAAAATCGCATATTTGTATAAAAAATTACACTCTTGAAAAAGCAATTCCTTTTCCTCTTTATAATAGTTACACACTTGGCAAATAGCCAATCGGTCGCTAAATACTCCAACGAATTTATGAATATTGGTGTAGATGCTGGCGCGTTCGGTATGGCAAATGCTGTAGTTGCTAACGTTAGCGATGTCAATGCTGGTTACTGGAATCCTGCGGGATTGGTGCAATTGGAAGACAAACAAATGGCATTAATGCATTCTAGTTATTTTGCAAACATTGCATTGTATGATTATGCCGCGTTTGCGATGCAAATTGATGATAGAAGTGCTTTTGGAATTTCATTGATTCGATTTGGAGTTGATGATATTCTAAACACAACACAATTAATTGATAGTCAAGGAAATATTGACTTTAACAGAATCAGCCTCTTCTCTACTGCCGATTACGGAATTACGTTTTCGTATGCACGAAGAATGCCTGTTCAAGGATTAAATTACGGTATAAATGCCAAAGTAATTCGTAGAGTTATTGGCGATTTTGCTTCTTCTTGGGGATTTGGATTTGACTTCGGATTGCAGTTTAGACATAAAGATTGGAAATTTGGTTTGATGGCGCGCGATATTACAACGACATTCAATACTTGGAGCATTGATGAAGATTTATTCAATAATGTAAGTGACCAAATTCCAGCACAAGATTTACCAGAAACTACCGAAATTACGATTCCAAAATTACAACTTGGAGTTGCACGAACGTTTACATTCAATTACGATTATTCGCTAACTGCGGAAGTTGACCTTAACATGCGTTTTGCTGAAACAAATGACTTAATTTCTACTTCGTTTGCAAGTATTACACCTTCTCTCGGATTGCAATTTGCATATACAGATTTAGTGTTTTTAAGAGCTGGTATTGGAAATTTCCAAAATGAAAACAACTTTGGATCTGAATCATTAACGTTTCAACCAAACATCGGAATCGGTTTTAAATACAAAGGAATTCAAGTAGATTATGCACTAACGGACATTGGCGATCAAAGTGCGGCTGTATATTCGAATGTATTCTCATTAAAAATTGACTGGAGTTTATTTAGATAATAAAAACTTCTTTTTAAAATTCTACTAAAAAATAATTTTAGATATTTTCCGTGTGACGAATAAAAGCAATAAATTTATCACATGAAAAAAACGATACTTTTGCTACTCTTTCTTTCTGTTGGAATGCTTTTTGGACAAGAAGCAACTCACGTTCGACTTTCCTCAGAAGCTGAATTTTCAATAATTACCTGCGGTTCAGGCAACGAGTTATACTCATCTTTTGGGCACAGCGCATTTCGCATAAAAGATCCTGTATTTGGGTACGATGTCGTTTACAACTACGGAACTTTTGATTTTGAAGCTGATTGGTTTTATTTAAAATTTGTGCAAGGAAAACTTCCATATCAATTAGGTCGTGCCAATTTCAAAAACTTTTTACGCACGTATAAATATGAAAAACGTTGGGTAAAAGAGCAAGTTTTAAATCTAACTCCTGAACAAGTTCGGCAATTATTTGACTTTTTAGAAAACAATTATAAGGTAGAAAACAGAGATTATAAATATGATTTCTTCTTCAACAATTGCGCAACAAAAATTAGAGACGTTATAAAAGAGAACTTTGGTGATGAAATCATTTTCAATGAAAATCATATCACTGAAGAAAAAACATTTAGAGGTTTAATTCACGAAAACTTAGACGATAACTCTTGGTCTAGTTTCGGAATTGACATTGCGTTAGGTTCGGTGATTGATAAAAAAGCGCCACCAATAGATTATCAATTTCTACCAGAATATGTGTTTGAAGCGTTCGGAAATGCTACTATGCGAGATTCGGGAACTCCATTCGTAAAAGAAACAAATCTCATCTTAAAAGCGCCCGAAACTGCTAAAGCAAACAAAAATTCTATATTGAGTCCGTATGTGATTCTCTCTATATTGATGTTGATCGTTCTCGTAATCACATTCCTAGATTTCAAAAATAACAAACGAACTAGATGGCTTGATGCTGTTTTACTAGTCGGAAACGGAATTGCAGGAATCATCATTCTATTACTTTGGTTTGCAACCGATCACACGGCAACAGCAATGAATTGGAACGTTTTATGGTTGCTCCCGATAAATATTTTCTTTGTTAAAAAGTTTTTCTCTAAAGCACAAGAATGCAGAGAATTATGGAAACATACTGCTTTTCTATTGCTATTAATCGCAGTCGTTTTCTTTTTATGGATTATTGATTTTCAGCAGTTTGCATTAGCAGCAATTCCTCTACTAATCATGTTTACCATTCGGTATGCGTATTTGACGTATTATTTTTTGAGGTTGGAGGAAGAAGTGTAAATCGCTTTTTATTGAAAAATTGAAGCATTGAATGATTAAAAAATTCTTTTTTGTCATTCCTGCGCAGGCAGGAATCCATTGTATCGTGATTAACAAATTCAATAATTGAAGGTATATTTTTGCCACAAATTCACGAATGTTTTTTGTTGTCATTCCTGCACCGCTAGTGCGAGTTTCAAAACTCGTACCGACAAACAAGCTAAAAGCAAACAGCTAAAAGCCAAAGTTATCTTCCCCGATAAAACAACACTGTACTCAACGTTTTTACAACGATATTAACATCCAAAAATAAGCTTCGATGTTTTATATAATATAAGTCGTATTGAAGTTTTCTCAAACTGTCTTCTTCTGAAGCGCCATAATCTGTTTTCACTTGCGCCCAACCTGTCACACCTGGTTTTACTACATGTCTAATTTCATAAAAAGTAAGACTTTCCGAAAGTTGTTTTACAAACGCTGGACGTTCTGGTCGTGGACCAATCATGCTCATTTCGCCTTTTAACACATTAAAAAACTGCGGAACTTCATCCAAACGCGATTTACGCAGAAAACCACCAAATTTAGTAATTCGGGTATCATTTCTCGTAGCCCAAACTGCGCCATCTTTTTCGGCATCAATCACCATACTGCGGAGTTTGTAAATTTTAAATGGCACACCATTTTTCCCAACACGTTCTTGCGTATATACTAAAGGTCCACGATTTCCGATCAAGTTTCCGATCAAAACAAATGGGAGAAATATCAAACTTGCAACCAGTCCTAAAATCGAAAAAACAATATCAAACAAACGATGAGAAAACAGGTATAATTTATTTTGATTGCTTCGGCTGAACGGAAAATATTTATAAAAATCTTTTCCAATATATTGTAATGGTACGCGAAACATCAATTCTTCATACACTTGTGTGTATTCTTTAATTGGCAAACCAGTTTCAAGCAAAGAAATCAAACTATCAAATAGCGGTTTACTCAATTCTTCACGTTCATTACTTGCAATAATAATTTCAGAAACTGCTTTTTGTTGTGCAATTTCTTTAAGATTTAAATTTTTAATTTCCTCTAAACCAGCTAATTCAGGAGCTTTCACGCTAGTATCAGAACTTGAATTTATATAGCCTACAATTTCATAATAGTTTGTACTTGAATTAATAGCATCTAACATTACTTTAATTTCTTGCGTATTTCCTATCAATAATATGTTTTTGAAGAATCTTGGCGAAGAAATAAAGAAAATATAAGCGCAACGCCACAAAAAGATTGCGACCGAAATTGCTAAGAAGAAATATAAAATTTGTAACCGATTTACGGGCAATTCAGGCGTTAAGAAAGGCGTCAATAAATAGCACAAAACCGTAATGGAAACCGAAAGTACAATCCCTTGAAATGTAGATTCAAAACGACTTGATTTTTGCAAATCATACAATTCAAAAATAGTAGAAAACAATAAGAAATATACAATCAATACCAACGTCCAAACCCAACGTTGTTGCGTGATCATAAAGTAATCGAAGTCGAAAATGTTGGAAACCAAATACAAGCCAAAAAGCAACGCAACTACATCGAAAACTCGAAGTAGCAGTTTACGTTCCGATATTTCGAAATGTATGTTAGATTTTGAGGCCATAATGTTCGTCTAAATATAAGAGATAAAACTTTTAGTTTTTCCGTTGCCTGCTTTTTTCTTCACATTTTGATTGATATTGTAGGTAATATCATCGGAAAAATAATTATAAATCTCTTGTTTTAGCAGTTGTTCATGCTTGTTGGTTAAATTTTCTTTGAGGTTAAATATAAGGATTCCTTTTTCCTTTTGGATAATTTGATAGGTAAGTTTTATGTCATGCTTTTTTCCTAAGTTTTTAAAAATGTAATAAAAATATAAACTTGGATAAATTTCTTTATTTCCGTAGACGTTCTCTCCTACTCTTCCTGCAACTTCGTTTAAAATATAATGTGCCATTCCACAGGAACATTTAGTATCTTTTGAAGCCAATTCAATATAATCGCCCAATTGATATCGAATGATGGGAAACGTTTTCATTTGCAAATTTGTAACTACAATTTGCTTGTCAATTTCTTCTACTAGCACGCCTTCCATGTTCAAATGCATGTTTCCTTTTGCACATTCAAACGCAATAATTCCAGTTTCGGCAGCACCATATTCGCTGATAATTGGCACACCAAAGGCTTTTTGGACTTCTTCTGTATAACTGTCGTAAATTTTCTCCGAAGTACCTTTTACCATTTTTAAATGCTTCGGTTTAGGTAGTTTTTTATCATTAATCAATTTTGCTGATTGATAAATCATAGAAGAATATCCGTGAATATAGGTTGCTTTTCTCAGCTTTTTCACAAATCGATTGAATGCTTTTTCTTTGTAATCAAACATACGAAAACGATTCTGTAAAGCATCTAAAGCACTGATTTTTAATTGTTTAAATCGCGAAAAATCAAATCCCCAAAAATAACCATTGCGTTCCCAAGGTTGTACATTATGCCAAGAATAACCTCTAAATATGGACGCTCTATTGAAAGAATCGGCACTTTCTTCCCGTTTATACACTAACGGATCGCCCGAAGAACCTGAAGTTGTGGCTGTAAATACTTTTTTAAAGGCATGTTTTGTATGAATTTTTTCGTTGTGCAGAATCACATCTTGCTTCGACAATAAAGGCAATTGCTGTATGTCTTTTAAAGATGTAAATGACTTAATATCAATGTTTTTGAACGTTTCTTTATAATATTCAGAATTTACTTTCGCGAAAGAAATGAGATCCTTTAATTGTGCTAATTGATACGCTTCTAACTGTTCAATCGACCAATGTTCGGATTGTTTTAAAAACACAAACCACTTCCGTATAGAAGGATTCCGTAAGCGTTCGCCAATATTGAAAATAAGTTTGTGAAACATGATTTTTTAAAAGCTAATCTGTTGTGAAACAAGCCTTAACAATTGGTTTCTACCAATCGAAATGATTATTTGCGAATTCCATCTGACTAAAATAATCTAATAAAAATAAACAGCTAAGAATAATCATTTTTTATTTGTTATTTTGCAATCGAATCAGCTCATTTATGAATCATAAAATCAAGTCTTTAATTTTTAAATCGTTAGACATCTTACCCAACAAGTTTGGTTATGGCGTGTATCATCAATTGCAAAAATTTCTAAACAGAAATAGCGTAAATTACAAGATCAAGACCAATGACAGCTCATTTAATGAAGCTTTAAAAATTCTAGCGAAAGCTACTATAGAACTGAAAAACAAGACGATTTTCGAATTGGGTTCAGGTTGGGCGCCAATTATTCCATATTTTTTTACCTATTTCGCAAAAGCTTCAAAAGTTGTTACATATGACATTAATGAACATTATGATGCAAAAACGATTGCGAAATTAAATGCGTATTTTTCTTCTGAATTCAACATTAACGTTGTTACTAAAAAAGGTACATATGAATTGCCAAGCAATATTTCTTATTATCCGAATAAAAATTTAGCAAACTCAGGTTCAATTTCTGATGATTCTGTTGATTTAATTTTTTCCAGATTCGTACTAGAACACATTCCACCAGAAGATTTAGTGAAAATTCATGAAAATTTTGCACAAAACTTGCCAAAACCATTCCATATTCTACACATGATTTCGCCAAGCGATCACAGAGCTTACAACGATTCTTCGCTTTCGTATTACGACTTTTTAAAATACAGTGCTGAAGCATGGAAAAAAAACCACACCAAGTTCGATTATCACAATCGGTTGCGCTTACCCGATTACCTTGACATTTTTAAAAATGCTGGTTTTGAAGTTGTTTCCTTAGATTATGATACCTGTGACAAAACTTCTGAAAAGTATAAAAAATTCAAAGAATTAACGCTTCACAAGGACTTTGAAAACTACACTGAAGAAGAATTATTAGCTGGAAGTATTAATGTGTTGTTGAGAATGTCGTAGAATTTTGATTTGATAATTTGATGATTTTTCAATTTTAAAATTACGCTATTTCTCATTTTCAAATCATCGAATTAACAACTTTTTCCATTTTTCTTTCACAATTTCCCAATCAAAACTTTCAGCTTTTTTACGCGCATTTTGCGTGAGTTTTTCAACCATTTCTGGAGAATGTATAAGTGCTTCAATCGCGTTCACCATTTCAGAAATATTATTTTCTGCAACTAAAATTCCATCTTTTTGGTTTTCGATTAAATACGGAATTCCGCCAACATTTGTAGAAACAACAGGCATTCCGAGCGACATTGCTTCAATCAAACTAATTGGTGTATTATCAAAATTTGTGGTATTTATGAAAATGTCATAATCCGTAGAAAGTGAAATCCAATCGTGTTTTGATAGTTTTCCAGTGAAATTTACATCAACATTGAGTTCTGAAGCAAGTTGTTTTGTTTTCTGGAAAGAAGCATCTTTTTCAGGTCCAACCATGCAAAGTGAAGCTTCCATTCCGTTCGCTTTCAAACCATGCAATACATGAACAGCTAATTCCGGATTGTATATTTCGGCAAACGATCGAACCCATAATAATTTTGCCTGAACGTTTTCGCGCTTTTTAAAAGGATAATCTGCTAATTCAACATTATTCGGAATGTGAACTAAATTCGTGTAATTATAACGTTCAAAAACAGTTTTCAAGAATAATGAAGGCGAAACATTCACATGCGCATTTTTAAAAATTGCATCGCTTTTAGATTTGCTTTGTTGCAAACGGTTTTCTAAATTTCCTCCATGTAAAATTGGAATGTATTTGATTTTCAATATAATACATAATTTACTCATCAAATATGCATACTGAAAATTCGTTGTACTATATGTATCAATCAACACATAACGCACGTTTTTTCGGTGCTTAAAAACTGTCCAAAGCATATCGAGCATTCGGACTATTTTATTCTTTTTATTGGAAGTCAATCGAATATCAAAACCTTCTTTTTGGAGTAATTTACCTAAAGTTTCAACAGTAGTTGCTGTTTTTCCGTGACCTGAAACGATATTTCCAACATATACAATCATGCTAAAAATTATTTGAAAAACTGAAGGTTATTTCCTCTGTTCCGAAGCCATAACCATCAAAAATTGCTTTGTAAGTTCCATCTGGTAATTTATGAATATCAATATGGTGCATTCCATTTTTCGCCCAAGTTTCTCCTTGATTTTTTAGTATTGGATTATTTTCAAGTTCAGATTCTTCATAATATTCTTTCGAAATAGAATCAATTGAAAAACCATACACAGCGCGTCCATAACCGCCAAAATGATCTTGCGCAAAACGAATCATTTTTTTATCTTCCTCAAAAATTCTACCTGCGGAACGCGTATAATTTCCAGAACGCACTGGCGACATCGGATGTTCTGTAAATTCGCCATGCAAACTATCTGAAACGTACAATCTCAAGTACATATCATCGGTTGCAAAAAGATAGGAAACGCCATCTTTTTCAAGGTATGTTGCGTCTACCAAACGCTTGTCTTTAATCAATACTTTAGCCACTTTCCAATCGAAAGGAAAGTTATTCGTTGTATATAATCGAACTTGACTGTGACGCTTTGTTTCAGGAATCATATACGTAATTCCGTCTTTTTCAAATATAAAAGGATAGGACAAATGAACCTTTTCATCAAGCGCAATTCCGAGATATTTCCACGTCCCGTTTTCTTCTACAGCAACACCAATATCTGCATGTTTCTCGCTCATAATTTCAAAAAAAGCATACCATTTTCCATCTTTTTGATGTAAAAAAGGATCTGCCATCAATAAATTTGACGGAATATTATTTATTTCTCTATTAAATACTTTTGCTTCGTCAACATTCCATTGCAATGGATTTTGA from Kordia antarctica encodes the following:
- a CDS encoding sugar transferase; the encoded protein is MASKSNIHFEISERKLLLRVFDVVALLFGLYLVSNIFDFDYFMITQQRWVWTLVLIVYFLLFSTIFELYDLQKSSRFESTFQGIVLSVSITVLCYLLTPFLTPELPVNRLQILYFFLAISVAIFLWRCAYIFFISSPRFFKNILLIGNTQEIKVMLDAINSSTNYYEIVGYINSSSDTSVKAPELAGLEEIKNLNLKEIAQQKAVSEIIIASNEREELSKPLFDSLISLLETGLPIKEYTQVYEELMFRVPLQYIGKDFYKYFPFSRSNQNKLYLFSHRLFDIVFSILGLVASLIFLPFVLIGNLIGNRGPLVYTQERVGKNGVPFKIYKLRSMVIDAEKDGAVWATRNDTRITKFGGFLRKSRLDEVPQFFNVLKGEMSMIGPRPERPAFVKQLSESLTFYEIRHVVKPGVTGWAQVKTDYGASEEDSLRKLQYDLYYIKHRSLFLDVNIVVKTLSTVLFYRGR
- a CDS encoding phenylacetate--CoA ligase family protein, translated to MFHKLIFNIGERLRNPSIRKWFVFLKQSEHWSIEQLEAYQLAQLKDLISFAKVNSEYYKETFKNIDIKSFTSLKDIQQLPLLSKQDVILHNEKIHTKHAFKKVFTATTSGSSGDPLVYKREESADSFNRASIFRGYSWHNVQPWERNGYFWGFDFSRFKQLKISALDALQNRFRMFDYKEKAFNRFVKKLRKATYIHGYSSMIYQSAKLINDKKLPKPKHLKMVKGTSEKIYDSYTEEVQKAFGVPIISEYGAAETGIIAFECAKGNMHLNMEGVLVEEIDKQIVVTNLQMKTFPIIRYQLGDYIELASKDTKCSCGMAHYILNEVAGRVGENVYGNKEIYPSLYFYYIFKNLGKKHDIKLTYQIIQKEKGILIFNLKENLTNKHEQLLKQEIYNYFSDDITYNINQNVKKKAGNGKTKSFISYI
- the lptB gene encoding LPS export ABC transporter ATP-binding protein yields the protein MILRAENIMKSYKGRKVVKGISLEVNQGEIVGLLGPNGAGKTTSFYMIVGLIKPNGGKIFLDDKEITNFPMYKRAQNGIGYLAQEASVFRKLSIEDNILSVLQLTKLSKKEQLMKMESLIEEFGLGHIRKNRGDLLSGGERRRTEIARALATDPSFVLLDEPFAGVDPVAVEDIQRIIAHLKNKNIGILITDHNVQETLAITDRTYLMFEGNILKAGKPQELAEDEMVRKVYLGQNFELRKKKIDFESAKG
- a CDS encoding putative type IX sorting system protein PorV2 gives rise to the protein MKKQFLFLFIIVTHLANSQSVAKYSNEFMNIGVDAGAFGMANAVVANVSDVNAGYWNPAGLVQLEDKQMALMHSSYFANIALYDYAAFAMQIDDRSAFGISLIRFGVDDILNTTQLIDSQGNIDFNRISLFSTADYGITFSYARRMPVQGLNYGINAKVIRRVIGDFASSWGFGFDFGLQFRHKDWKFGLMARDITTTFNTWSIDEDLFNNVSDQIPAQDLPETTEITIPKLQLGVARTFTFNYDYSLTAEVDLNMRFAETNDLISTSFASITPSLGLQFAYTDLVFLRAGIGNFQNENNFGSESLTFQPNIGIGFKYKGIQVDYALTDIGDQSAAVYSNVFSLKIDWSLFR
- a CDS encoding Lnb N-terminal periplasmic domain-containing protein, which produces MKKTILLLLFLSVGMLFGQEATHVRLSSEAEFSIITCGSGNELYSSFGHSAFRIKDPVFGYDVVYNYGTFDFEADWFYLKFVQGKLPYQLGRANFKNFLRTYKYEKRWVKEQVLNLTPEQVRQLFDFLENNYKVENRDYKYDFFFNNCATKIRDVIKENFGDEIIFNENHITEEKTFRGLIHENLDDNSWSSFGIDIALGSVIDKKAPPIDYQFLPEYVFEAFGNATMRDSGTPFVKETNLILKAPETAKANKNSILSPYVILSILMLIVLVITFLDFKNNKRTRWLDAVLLVGNGIAGIIILLLWFATDHTATAMNWNVLWLLPINIFFVKKFFSKAQECRELWKHTAFLLLLIAVVFFLWIIDFQQFALAAIPLLIMFTIRYAYLTYYFLRLEEEV
- a CDS encoding carboxymuconolactone decarboxylase family protein, with amino-acid sequence MPNQVEEFNAYRVKMNDKILADNNKVIKRIFNLDTNAFSEGALDVKTKELLGLVASTVLRCDDCIKYHLESCHKEGLSKEQVMETLSIATLIGGTIVIPHLRKAYEYWEALEEQA
- a CDS encoding CDP-alcohol phosphatidyltransferase family protein encodes the protein MNIKKHIPNFITLLNLFCGCLAVIFAVKNQLEIAAFFVFLGIFFDFFDGFAARMLKVQSELGLQLDSLADMVTSGVVPGIIMYQLFNKSLDIHEKVNDGHSWSDSWHWFQNEVHFLPLFGLLIVLASAYRLAKFNIDENQTSSFIGLPTPANTLLIISFPLILMYQGSEIVDAIILNKWFLIGMTLVSCYVLNAKIPLFALKFKDWSFKNNAVKYIFIALCLLLLVFLQFLAIPIIILLYVLISLVKNN
- the tatC gene encoding twin-arginine translocase subunit TatC gives rise to the protein MSFLDHLEELRWHLIRSFSVIFVIAVVVFIFMTSIYDNLLIVHLDGNFVTYKFFCQAFELISIDSEFCSLTFNDKLNNLDVTGQFTMAIWTSLILGLIFAFPYILFELWRFIAPGLNPKERGKSRWFIVLASLLFFVGLLFSYYVIMPMSSYFFYTFSITDKIQNTITVQSHISLLTNTLLGVSLVFELPLVIYFLSKLGLITPAFLRKYRKHALVVVLILAAVITPPDVASQVVVAIPILILYEVGIIISKRVEKNLKKKLKNA
- a CDS encoding glycosyltransferase family 4 protein; translation: MIVYVGNIVSGHGKTATTVETLGKLLQKEGFDIRLTSNKKNKIVRMLDMLWTVFKHRKNVRYVLIDTYSTTNFQYAYLMSKLCIILKIKYIPILHGGNLENRLQQSKSKSDAIFKNAHVNVSPSLFLKTVFERYNYTNLVHIPNNVELADYPFKKRENVQAKLLWVRSFAEIYNPELAVHVLHGLKANGMEASLCMVGPEKDASFQKTKQLASELNVDVNFTGKLSKHDWISLSTDYDIFINTTNFDNTPISLIEAMSLGMPVVSTNVGGIPYLIENQKDGILVAENNISEMVNAIEALIHSPEMVEKLTQNARKKAESFDWEIVKEKWKKLLIR
- a CDS encoding class I SAM-dependent methyltransferase, whose translation is MNHKIKSLIFKSLDILPNKFGYGVYHQLQKFLNRNSVNYKIKTNDSSFNEALKILAKATIELKNKTIFELGSGWAPIIPYFFTYFAKASKVVTYDINEHYDAKTIAKLNAYFSSEFNINVVTKKGTYELPSNISYYPNKNLANSGSISDDSVDLIFSRFVLEHIPPEDLVKIHENFAQNLPKPFHILHMISPSDHRAYNDSSLSYYDFLKYSAEAWKKNHTKFDYHNRLRLPDYLDIFKNAGFEVVSLDYDTCDKTSEKYKKFKELTLHKDFENYTEEELLAGSINVLLRMS